The sequence below is a genomic window from Massilia oculi.
CTACAACGCCGCCAACACGCTGTTCCTGCCGTCGTGGACCCGCTTCGATATCGGCGCGCGCTATCGCACCAGCCTGATGGGCCGCCCCGTCATCCTGCGCGCCAGCGTCGAGAACGTCGCCGACAAGGCCTATTGGCTGGCCAACGGCACCTTCGCCACCGCCGCCGCGTCGCGCACCGCGCTGGTGTCGGCGCAGTTCGATTTCCAGGCGAGCATGTGAGGCTCGATGCGGAAATGGATTGAACATTGCCGGCTGATGCCGGCAATGTTCAGTGCGGACGCCAGGATGCGCCAGTGGCGAATACCGTCGCATGCCATCTGCTGTCCGGTGCACAAACCAGCTGATATACTGGTTTCAGGATCATTTAGTGCACTTTGAGGGTGTTGAGCGACTATGGATTGCCATATCGAGATATTCCAGGATGGCCAGTGGATGGTAGCGGCCGATGCGAGCTTTTCAGACATCGTCCGCAATGGCTTCAGGGCAAACGACTGCTTGTTCGAATATGATTTGACCTACGCTTTCGGTAACGCGCCGTCTCCGGTGTCGCTCGTCATCCCAGTCGATGCCGATCGCCATGTTCGCGAGGCCTGGCCCACTTTTTTGTACGATCTCGTACCGCAAGGGAATGGTCGCAAGTTTCTCCTCGACCATCTCAAGCTCCCCGATGCCCAGGCGTCCGATGTCCCGCTGCTGTGCGCAGGCGCCTTCAATCCCATTGGGCGATTGCGGATCCGGGAAGCCGTGCATTACTACGAGCAGCATGTCGAACGCCATGATGTCGCTGCCGAGGGTTTCGATTTCGATGAGTTGCTCGCACGTTCGGCGGACTTTCATGAAGTGATGATGGTTCATGGCATGCTTGCGACAGGCGGTACGGGTGTCCAGGGAGTCGCCCCCAAATACCTGTTGACCGAAGGGCAGGACGGCAAATGGTATCCGGATGCGGCGCTCGCCGACGACCGTGCCCGGCGCCACTACATCCTCAAGCGACCGCGCGGACCATCCGAACACGACCGCAAGGTGTTGCGCAACGAGGCCGCCTATATGAAAGTGGCTCATCGTCTCGGCATCCGTACCTTCGACTTGCCGACATGGCATGCAAACACCTTGTTCGTTCCCCGCTTCGACCGCCGCGCCGGGAACGGATGCGTACAGCGCTTGCACCAGGAAAGCGTCGCCTCGATCGCCGGACTGGCCGGTTTCGGCACCCAGGCCAACCAGTTCGAGTTGCTGGCGGCAATACGCAAGGTCGTGGATGCGCCGACCGACGAGACCATCGAGTTCATCCGGCGCGACGTGCTCAACCTGGCCATGCGCAATACCGATAACCATGCCCGCAACACCGCGGTGCAATCTGTCGACGGTGTCGTCCGCCTGACGCCCCTGTTCGATTTCGCACCGATGTACCTGGACCCCGAGGGCGTCACCCGCTCGGCGCGCTGGTATCACCGCGAGATACGCAAGGAACTTCGGCACTGGACGGACATCCTGGATCACCTGGCCTTGTCCGACCGGGAGCGCTCGCAGGTCGTCGATGCCCTGGTACGCTTCGGCGAGCAGCTGGAGACCTTGCCCGACTGCATGCGCGAGGCCGGCGTCGACAATGACATCGTCGAGTTCGTCACACCCAGTGTCGAAGCGCAACGAACCCAACTTTTGGCATTGAGGTAGTCATGAGCAGAAGAAAGCCGGTCGACAAGACGCAGATTCGCGAGCGACGCAATCGCATGCTGGCATCCGCAGCCGCCGCCAGGCTGTCGCCGACCGAAGGCGTGCGCGAGATGCGGGCGATTTCGGGGATGACGCAAGAAGACTTCGCGCGGCACCGGGGCGTCAGCGCCCGGGTGGTCAAGGCGATCGAACTCGGACAGGGCAATCCCACGATGGCAACGCTGAACCGCATCGGACAGTTCTTCGGTCTCGAGGTGGCGTTCGTCCCGATCAGGCGCGAAGCGCAGGCTGCGGGAAGCCCCAGCCTGAAGACGATTCTGTTGCCACCTCAGGCGACGACACGGACGTGTTGCCAGCGGAACTCTTGCGTCGCGCCATTGATATAAAAAACAAAATTAACGATCGCGCACAAGCACATCAGGAGGAACTCAGTGAGTTAGTCAACAGCATGAACGAAGCAGTCGACAGGTTGATCTCCCTGGATCTGACGAGCACCGCCGCCACACCACCTTCTACCGTGAAGCAAACCTTGTCCGAGGACACTGCAACAGGCGAGAGCCGTATCGGCAAAGCAAAGAAACCGCGTTCGTCCTGACCTCTTCCGCCAGCGGACCGGCCGATGCGGGATTCTGCCTCGTCATCAGGGCCTTGCGCCACCAGCGCATCCTCGAGCATGCAGGGCACATCTGCCTTCGTATGGTTTTTCTCCTCGCCGGTCGAGAACGCGGTGAGCTTGCGGCCCTTGATGAGCGACGCGCCATCCTCGGTCTTCACCCCGAGCAGGGCGCAGGGGCCGTGGCAGACCGCCGACACGATCAGGCCGGCGCGCGAGCGCCTGCTCCACCTCCACCTCCACCTCCACCTCCACCTCCACCTCCACCTCCACCTCCACCTCCACCTCGGGGGCGGTGGCCCGGTCCGCCAGCGGGCCTGGGCCGCCGGGCAAGGCCAGGGCTGCGTGGCGGGCGCGCCGCACCGGGATGTCGCCTGTCGCCGCATCGGGTAGGGCGGGGCATGCCTGGGTATGCGTCCGCTGTGTGCGGTCAGCGCGGCTGGCGCGCGCCGCGGCCGGCTGTTCGCTTGCGCAGCGCGGTGACGAAGGCGTCGTTGATGGCCCCGAGCGACGCGGGCTTGCGCACGAACCCCACCTTCAGTTCCTGCAGCCGTTCGGGCGACAGCATGTAGCCGCTGGTGAGCACGACCGGCAGCGCCGGATGGTGGGCGGCCAGCCAGCGCGCCAGGTCGACGCCGTCCATCTCTCCCGGCATCATCACGTCGGAGAACACCAGGTCGACGTCCGCCAGGTCGCAGGCGCGCGCCGCATCGGCGCTGCTTGCCGGGCGCACCTCGACCCCCAGCGACTGCAGCAGCGCGCCGGTCGTATCGGCCACGTCGGGGTCGTCCTCGACGTACAGCACGCGCAGGCCGCCCAGGCCGTCGGCGCGCAGGGTGGACGGATCGACGCCCGGGCTTGCGGCCTGCTCCTCGCTGCGCGGCAGCAGGATGCCGATCGTGGTGCCGACCGGATCGCGCCGGATGAAGGCCAGGCCCTGGCTCTGGATGGCGAAGCCGTACACCTGCGACAGTCCGAGCCCGGTGCCCTTGCCCATCGGCTTGGTGGTGAAAAAGGGCTCGAAGGCCTGGCGCGCCGTTTCTTCGCTCATGCCCTGGCCGTCGTCGCTGACGAACAGGCCGACGAAGTCGCCGGCCAGGTGTCCGCCTTCCGGCAGCGCGGGGTCGGGCAGGGTCCAGTTGCGCGCCGTCAGCGTCAGCACGCCGCCATCCGGCATGGCGTCCCGCGCATTGCCGGCGACGTTCAGCACCGCCGCGTCGAGCTGGGCCGGGTCGACCACGACCCGCCAAAGGCCGGGCGCGACGTCGCTGCGCAGTTCCATGTCCCGCCCCAGCGTGCGCAGGATCATGTCCGAGGTCGCGCGCAGCTGCGCGCGCAGGTCGACCGCGACGCTGGCCAAGGGCTGGCGGCGGGCATAGGCCAGCAATTGCTGGGTCAGCGCGGCGCCGTGGTCGGAGGCGCGCCGGATGCCGTCCAGCGCGCGCGCCACGCGCGCGTCAGGGCTGTCCGCCAGCAGCATGCGCAGCAGGGTTTCGCTGCCGGCCACCACCTGCAGCATGTTGTTGAAGTCATGGGCGATGCCGCCCGTAAGCTTGCCGAGCGATTCCAGCCGGCGCGCTTCGGCCAGCGCCTGCTCGATCCGGCGCCGTTCGAGCACCTCGCGTTCCAGTGAGGCGGTGCGGCGCGCCACCGTCGCCTCGAGTTCGCCGGCGTGGCCCGCCAGCTGCGCCAGCTGGTCGCGCACGGCGAACTGCAGGCGCCGCGTGCGCAGCGCCGAACGCAGCGCCATCGACAGCACCAGGCGCGCGGTGGGGCGGATGAGCAGGGTCACGTTGCCGAGGTCGCCCAAGCGCCGGAAGCGGCCGTCGTCGACGTCGCGGCTGTCGGCGCCGGCCAGCACCAGGATCGGCAGGTCGGACCATGCCGGCTGGCGACGCAGCCGGTCCGCCAGGTCTTGCAGCGTGCAGTGCGCCAGGCCTTCTTCGGTGATGACGATCGCCAGCGCGCCGTCGTCCAGGGCTGCGTAGAATGCAGGCGCGTCGGCGCAGACCCTGGCCGCCACGTCTTCGCGTTCGACGATCGCGCGCAGGGCGGCGGTGTCGCCCGCCAGCGGGGCGAATACCACGACCGCTTGTGTCGACTCAGGCGCCAAGGGCCGCTACCCCGATGTGGTCGTCGTCGCTGCGCACCCGGGCGCCGATGCGGATGCCGTCGTCGGTCAGCTCGAGCTCGCGGATTTCGTGCTCGTGCGGTCCCTGGCGCTTCTTGAGCACGCACAGCGCCTTGCACACGATGTGGTCGCGCTCGTAGTAGCGCAGCGAAATGATATTGTCGGTGATGATGCTGACGGCATCGGGCTCCTTCGAGGTATCCAGCCGCGCCGAATGGGCGCCGACGACGATCGAGGACACGTTCATATTGCTCAGGTAGGAGAACAGCTCGTTCATCTGCGGCAGCAGCGACTTCTCCTCGCGGATCACGTCCAGGTAGGAATTGATGCTGTCGATGATCACCAGCTTGACGTCGAGGTCTTCGACCAGGCGCCGCACGTTCCAGATGAATTCGCCGGGCGAGATGCGCGACGGGTTGACGCGGCGCAGGAAGAAGCGGCGATTGTCGCCCGGGTCCGCCGTGTCGCCGGCGCCGGCGTCGCCGGTGTCGAGGTCGCGCACCGGTCCTTCGCCCATGTCCGCGACCAGGCGCGAACGCAAGGTCGATTCGGATTCGTCGAAATTGAAGTAGGCGACCTGCAGGCCCGACCTGACCGCCGACCGCGCATACTGAAGCGCCAGCGTGGTCTTGCCGACGCCGGAGGGCCCCAGCACCATCGTCGAGCTGCCGGCGACCAGCGGGCCTCCCGCCAGTTCGTCGAGGGTCTCGATACCGCTCACGATGTCGTTGCGTTGCGGCGGCCGGTGATGCTCCTGCGCGATCAGGCTCGGAAAGACCAGGATCTCGCCGGGCAGGATCTTGTAGTCGTGCCAGCCGCTCTGGAAGCTGCCGCCCCGCATCTTGACGACGTGCAGGCGGCGGCGGGCGGCGCCGAAGCTGCGTTCCACGTACTCCAGCGAGATCACGCCATGCACGGCGCTCTGCAACTCGTACTCGCGGCCATCCGAGGTGATGTCGTCGAGCAGCAGCACGGTCGCGCCGATGCCGCTGAGGCGTTCGCGCAGGGCGATGATCTGGCGCCGGTAGTGGGCGCTGTCGCGCGCCAGCAGCCTGATCTCGACCATCGAATCGATCACCACGCCACGCATTCCATCACTGCGCGCGCTTCAGGACGAACTCCGTGATCTCGGCCGGCACCCCGAGCCGGATCGGGAAGCCATTCCACAGCCCGGTGCCATTGCTGACGTACAGCTGCATCCCGCCGATCCGATAACCGCCCGAGACGTAGCCGCCATTCGCGCGCTTCACGACCTGGTCGACACCGCGGATCATGCCGCCATGGGTATGGCCCGACAGCTGGACGTCGATCCCGGCTTCGGCATTGGCGGCGACGCCGATCGGCTGGTGGCTGAGCAGCACGACCGGCGCATCCGGCGCCGAGCCTTCGAGCGCGCGGCGCGTGCCTGGTCCTTCCATGCCGAAGCGCGGCGCCACCGGGTCGGTGACGCCGGCGATCGTCAGGCGGCCGCCATCGTGGTCTATCGTGGCGTGGCGGTTGGCCAGTACCCGCATGCCAAGTCCTTCGAAGGCGCGCGTCCAGCGCTCGGCGCCGAAATAGTATTCGTGGTTGCCCAGGCTGGCGATGACGCCGTGCCGCGCCGCCAGCTCGGCCAGCGGCCTCACGTCGCCTGCGCGCGCCTGCGGCGAACCGTCGATCAGGTCGCCGGTGATGACGACCAGGTCGGGCCGCAGCGCATTGCTGCGCTCGACCACCTCGCGCACCCAGGCCCCGTGCATCAGGCGGCTGATGTGCAGGTCGGTCAGCTGTACCATCCGGAAGCCGATCAGGGCCGGGGGCAGGTCGCGGATCGCCAGCTCGACACGGCGCACTTCGGGCACCTGAACCGCCTGGCCCACGCCGACCGCCGACAGCAGCGCGCCGAAGGCCACCACGGCATACCGCATGCGGAGCGTCAGGCGCGCATCGACGGCGCGCCCGCGCCGCAGCGCCCAGGCGGCCAGCAGGGCCAGGTCGGCCAGCAGCTGCAGCAGCAGCACCAGCAGGAAGCTGCAATACAACCAGCCCAGCAGGATGATGAAGATGCGCGGGATCTCGGGGGAGAACATCGTGCCGAACACCCAGCGCTGGATCAGGTGGTGCTGGCAGACCAGCAGCAGGCCGAGTCCCAGGCCGATGCGGGTGGCGCGCTGCAGGGGGAGGGGAGCGATCAGGCGCAGTACGAGGTACAGGTAGGCGAGATAAACATAGGGAAAAAACACAGCGGCAACACTCTTGTCTCTGGTTAAGTTTCCGCGATGATATCGCACCCGACGCCGGGGAGCGGACGTATACCCGGTTTAACCTCGTTTACTAAACTTCGCTAAACTTCGCCCAATCCGTGAAAGACTGTTGAGTGGAAGTTATTTCCTTTGTATAAATTCGCTTGTTGTTACACGAAGACCTCTGCTATGCACACGGCATCACTGTCGTTTAGTAAATCCCTGTGAACGCTATCATCCAGGCGTTCCGCATCCCGGGGACAGCACGGCACGCCGCTCGATGGGGCCCGAAAGGCTCCACCCAAAAGAAAAGCCCCCGTAGGGCAAGACCAGGAGACAAACGATGACTTCAAGAACCCAAGCCGCTTCCCGGCAGCAGCGCTGCCGCGTCACGCCCATCGCCATGGCGGTCGGCGTTGCGCTGATGTCCCTTTCCAGCGCCTACGCGCAAACCGAGACCGCGACGGCGCCGCCGGCCGACCAGCCGGTCCAGCCCGCAGTCCAGTCGCCGGCCGCTTCGGCGCTCCCGACCCCGGCCCAGCAGAATGCCGCCAGCCCGGCCGCGACCGTCCAGGTGACCGGCTACCGCTACGCGATCGAGAAAAGCCTCGACCAGAAGCGCGACGCCAACTCGATCGTCGAGGTGGTCACTGCCGAAGACGTCGGCAAGTTCCCGGACAAGAACGTGGCCGACGCGCTGCAGCGCGTGCCGGGCGTGGTCGTCACCCGCAGCGGCGGCGAGGGCAAGAACGTTTCGGTACGGGGCCTGTCGTCGGAACTGACGCTGACCCAGTTGAACGGCAACTACGTCGCCACCGCCGAGTCGAACGGCGACCCGTCCCGTTCCTTCAACTACACGCTGATGCCGTCGAACATGCTGGCCAGCGCCGAACTGTACAAGACCTCGGAAGCGCGCTTCGACGAAGGCGGCATCGGCGGCACCGTGATCCTGCGCACCCGCCGTCCGCTGGACGTGAAATCGGGTTCCGGCTTCGTGAACGCCGAAGGCACCTGGTCCGACACCACCAAGAAGACCGACCCGCAGATCTCCGGCCAGTACGCCTGGCACGACGAGAGCAACCGCATCGGCGTCCTGATCGGCTACACCCAGCAGAAGCGCACCATCCGCACCATGGGCGGCAGCACCTCGAACTGGCAGTGGTACAGCGACAGCCGCACCACCAATCCATCGGTCGACGTCAACGGCCAGCCGAACGGACTGAACTCGTACTGGTGGGGCGAATCGGGCTTCTACAACCAGGATGGCGATTACTACACCAACTTCGCGCTGCCGACCTCGGTCAACCTGGACGTGGTGACCAATGAGCGCGAACGCAAGGGCGGCCAGCTGACGCTGCAGTTCAAGCCCCTGCGCAACCTGAACATGACGGCCAACTATTTCCGCTTCGACTTGAAGCAGAACACGCAGACCAATTCCCTCAAGATTCCCGAATGGAGCATCGCGCGCTTCGACGGCGACGGCAACTATCCGGGCGGCCGCATGCTCGACCGGTTCACCTTCGACCCGAGCGGCACCATCGTCACCGGCGCCCAGTACAGCGCGCGTCCGGGCAAGAATTACTATTGCAGCTCGGAGCAGGCCGGCGCCGGCGGACTGACCAACACCGGCGGTTTCGGTCCCGACGACTGCACCATCCCGACCCCGCAGATCGCCGGCAACCTGAGCCGCGAGAAGGCGCTGTCGCAGACCGCCGACTTCGAGCTCGAATGGAAGGGCGAATCCCTCGACGCGAACATCAAGCTCGGTCGCACCTGGGCCGAGGGTGGTCCGGAAATGACGCTCGGCATGCCGATCAAGCCGCGCCGCCAGAATGCCGACGGCAGCTGGAGCCTGGGTAACTACTACTCGGCGTGGGACCTGACCGGCACCCCGACCATGAACTTCTCGCCGGAGCTGATGGCCAACCTGCGCAATGGCATCGGCGAGATCGACCTCGGCTCGACCAGCTCGTCGTGGACCCGCAACAAGACCGACCAGAACTACGCCCAGACCGACCTGACCTGGCACGTCGACAACAGCAACTGGCTCGATTCGATCCAGTTCGGCGCCAAGTACCGCGACGGCGGCACCAACCGCCGTACCGGCAATAACTACTGGGTGTGCCAGGGCGCCGATCCGGGCGACTACGACAGCCGCTTCCAGAACGGTTGCGACGTCAATGCCAACAAGTTCCGCCCCGACTTCCTGTACAGCGAAGAGCTGGGCAACCTGACCAACGGGCTGAAGGCCAGCGCCTTCCCGGCCATCAACTACCCGGCCTACATCGCGCACCTGAACAGCACCTATGGCGCGATGCAGACCCGTAACGAGGACAACTTCGTCTACAACGTCGACGAGAAGATCACGTCGATGTACGTCCAGGCCAACATCAAGACCGACCGCCTGCGCGGCAACCTCGGCATGCGCGTGGTGCGCACCCGCCAGCACGCCGATTCGACCGATCAGGTCGATTACTACAACGACTACTTCTTCGACGGCCCCGACGGCTCGCCCGCGCCATGCCTGCCGGGCGGCGCACCTGCCGCCGGCGCGCCGGCCGGTTCGGGCTGCACCAGCGGCTTCACCGTGCTGTCGGACAGCCAGACGAATCCGGCCAGCGGCCACATCTCGACCTTCGTGGTGAGCGCGCTCGACCGTACCTACACCGATTACCTGCCGAGCCTGAACCTGGCGTTCGACCTCACCGACACCCTGCTGCTGCGCGGCGCGGCGTCGAAGGTGGTGGCGCGTCCGAGCTACAACGCGATCGCCGCTCCGGGCAGCCTGCGCAACTTCAGCCAGGAATACGTCGACGACCGCCGCCTGATCGGCGGCGGCGACCAGGTCGGCTGGTTCGGCTCGGGCAGCAACAAGGAACTGGACGCCTACAAGGCCACCCAGTACGACCTGGGCCTCGAGTGGTACTTCACGCGCGGGTCGGTGCTCGGCGCGGCCGTGTTCCGCAAGAACGTGAGCAACTTCGCGGTGCCGGTGGTGCGTGACGTGACCCTGGACATCGGCGGCGAGGCGGTGGCGGTGCAGAGCTACAGCACCAGCGCCGGCGGCCGCGATGCGGTGTCCAAGGGCATCGAGTTGTACGCGCAGCACACCTTCAGTTCCGGCATCGGCTTCCAGGCGAACTACACGTACAACAAGACCAACCAGGCCGCGATCACCTTGTCCAATGGCCAGCAGATCGGCACCTCGCCGCTGGTGGGCAGCGCCAAGAACCAGGCCAACCTGACGGTGTTCTACTCGAACGACAAGATGATGCTGCGCGCGTCGTACAACCGTCGCGGCGAAGTGGTCAACGGCCTCGTCAACGGTTTGAACGTGTATGACGAGCCGTACAGCCAGGTCGACCTGAACGCCGCCTACAACTTCACCAAGGAACTCAGCCTGACCGCGTCGGTGCTGAACCTGACCGAGGAAGAGTCGCGTTCCCGCCTGGGCAACGACACCAAGGCGCGCTACTACTCGAGCGGCTACGCCGGGCGCGTGGCCTACGTGGGCCTGAACTACAAGTTCTAAGCCCCGGCTCCGCTCCTTCCCCCGCTCCGTCTCCGGGGCGGGGGAAGGCGTATCCATGGCCTTGTCCGCACCGCGGCCAGGGTCTTCGTTCCATGGACATGTCAATGAATGCACACGACGGCGACACCCACGACCGGGTCGGCCGGATCACGATCGTCGGTGGGGGCAGCGCAGGCTGGATGGCCGCGGCCGCCCTCGCCACCTACGTCGGCAGGGATGCGACGATTCGCCTGGTCGAGTCCGAAGCGATCGGCATCGTCGGCGTGGGCGAGGCCAGCGTGCCCCACCTGCGGCTGTTCAATGGCCAGTGGCTGGGCATCGACGAAGCCGAGTTCGTGCGCCGCACCCAGGCTACCGCCAAGCTCGGCATCCAGTTCAAGGACTGGGGCCGCATCGGCGACAGCTATCTCCACGGCTTCGGCGCGCCCGGCCGGTCTCTCGGCCCGCTGCCTTTCCACCAGCTCTGGCTCAAGGAGCGCCTGGCCGGCCGGGCGGGGCCGATCGGCGACTATTCGGCGCAAGGCCTGATGGCGCCGCTCGGCAAGTTCGCCCCCGGCGAGCGCAACGCGACGCCGGATTCGCCGCTGGCCGACATCGCCTACGCCTACCACTTCGACGCCACCCTGTATGCGCGCTTCCTGCGCGAACTGGCCGAAAGCCGCGGGGTACAGCGCATCGAAGGCACGATCAGCCACGTCAACCAACGCGCCGCCGACGGCT
It includes:
- a CDS encoding type II toxin-antitoxin system HipA family toxin: MDCHIEIFQDGQWMVAADASFSDIVRNGFRANDCLFEYDLTYAFGNAPSPVSLVIPVDADRHVREAWPTFLYDLVPQGNGRKFLLDHLKLPDAQASDVPLLCAGAFNPIGRLRIREAVHYYEQHVERHDVAAEGFDFDELLARSADFHEVMMVHGMLATGGTGVQGVAPKYLLTEGQDGKWYPDAALADDRARRHYILKRPRGPSEHDRKVLRNEAAYMKVAHRLGIRTFDLPTWHANTLFVPRFDRRAGNGCVQRLHQESVASIAGLAGFGTQANQFELLAAIRKVVDAPTDETIEFIRRDVLNLAMRNTDNHARNTAVQSVDGVVRLTPLFDFAPMYLDPEGVTRSARWYHREIRKELRHWTDILDHLALSDRERSQVVDALVRFGEQLETLPDCMREAGVDNDIVEFVTPSVEAQRTQLLALR
- a CDS encoding helix-turn-helix domain-containing protein, yielding MSRRKPVDKTQIRERRNRMLASAAAARLSPTEGVREMRAISGMTQEDFARHRGVSARVVKAIELGQGNPTMATLNRIGQFFGLEVAFVPIRREAQAAGSPSLKTILLPPQATTRTCCQRNSCVAPLI
- a CDS encoding response regulator, which gives rise to MVFAPLAGDTAALRAIVEREDVAARVCADAPAFYAALDDGALAIVITEEGLAHCTLQDLADRLRRQPAWSDLPILVLAGADSRDVDDGRFRRLGDLGNVTLLIRPTARLVLSMALRSALRTRRLQFAVRDQLAQLAGHAGELEATVARRTASLEREVLERRRIEQALAEARRLESLGKLTGGIAHDFNNMLQVVAGSETLLRMLLADSPDARVARALDGIRRASDHGAALTQQLLAYARRQPLASVAVDLRAQLRATSDMILRTLGRDMELRSDVAPGLWRVVVDPAQLDAAVLNVAGNARDAMPDGGVLTLTARNWTLPDPALPEGGHLAGDFVGLFVSDDGQGMSEETARQAFEPFFTTKPMGKGTGLGLSQVYGFAIQSQGLAFIRRDPVGTTIGILLPRSEEQAASPGVDPSTLRADGLGGLRVLYVEDDPDVADTTGALLQSLGVEVRPASSADAARACDLADVDLVFSDVMMPGEMDGVDLARWLAAHHPALPVVLTSGYMLSPERLQELKVGFVRKPASLGAINDAFVTALRKRTAGRGARQPR
- a CDS encoding ATPase domain-containing protein, coding for MVIDSMVEIRLLARDSAHYRRQIIALRERLSGIGATVLLLDDITSDGREYELQSAVHGVISLEYVERSFGAARRRLHVVKMRGGSFQSGWHDYKILPGEILVFPSLIAQEHHRPPQRNDIVSGIETLDELAGGPLVAGSSTMVLGPSGVGKTTLALQYARSAVRSGLQVAYFNFDESESTLRSRLVADMGEGPVRDLDTGDAGAGDTADPGDNRRFFLRRVNPSRISPGEFIWNVRRLVEDLDVKLVIIDSINSYLDVIREEKSLLPQMNELFSYLSNMNVSSIVVGAHSARLDTSKEPDAVSIITDNIISLRYYERDHIVCKALCVLKKRQGPHEHEIRELELTDDGIRIGARVRSDDDHIGVAALGA
- a CDS encoding metallophosphoesterase — encoded protein: MFFPYVYLAYLYLVLRLIAPLPLQRATRIGLGLGLLLVCQHHLIQRWVFGTMFSPEIPRIFIILLGWLYCSFLLVLLLQLLADLALLAAWALRRGRAVDARLTLRMRYAVVAFGALLSAVGVGQAVQVPEVRRVELAIRDLPPALIGFRMVQLTDLHISRLMHGAWVREVVERSNALRPDLVVITGDLIDGSPQARAGDVRPLAELAARHGVIASLGNHEYYFGAERWTRAFEGLGMRVLANRHATIDHDGGRLTIAGVTDPVAPRFGMEGPGTRRALEGSAPDAPVVLLSHQPIGVAANAEAGIDVQLSGHTHGGMIRGVDQVVKRANGGYVSGGYRIGGMQLYVSNGTGLWNGFPIRLGVPAEITEFVLKRAQ
- a CDS encoding TonB-dependent receptor, with product MTSRTQAASRQQRCRVTPIAMAVGVALMSLSSAYAQTETATAPPADQPVQPAVQSPAASALPTPAQQNAASPAATVQVTGYRYAIEKSLDQKRDANSIVEVVTAEDVGKFPDKNVADALQRVPGVVVTRSGGEGKNVSVRGLSSELTLTQLNGNYVATAESNGDPSRSFNYTLMPSNMLASAELYKTSEARFDEGGIGGTVILRTRRPLDVKSGSGFVNAEGTWSDTTKKTDPQISGQYAWHDESNRIGVLIGYTQQKRTIRTMGGSTSNWQWYSDSRTTNPSVDVNGQPNGLNSYWWGESGFYNQDGDYYTNFALPTSVNLDVVTNERERKGGQLTLQFKPLRNLNMTANYFRFDLKQNTQTNSLKIPEWSIARFDGDGNYPGGRMLDRFTFDPSGTIVTGAQYSARPGKNYYCSSEQAGAGGLTNTGGFGPDDCTIPTPQIAGNLSREKALSQTADFELEWKGESLDANIKLGRTWAEGGPEMTLGMPIKPRRQNADGSWSLGNYYSAWDLTGTPTMNFSPELMANLRNGIGEIDLGSTSSSWTRNKTDQNYAQTDLTWHVDNSNWLDSIQFGAKYRDGGTNRRTGNNYWVCQGADPGDYDSRFQNGCDVNANKFRPDFLYSEELGNLTNGLKASAFPAINYPAYIAHLNSTYGAMQTRNEDNFVYNVDEKITSMYVQANIKTDRLRGNLGMRVVRTRQHADSTDQVDYYNDYFFDGPDGSPAPCLPGGAPAAGAPAGSGCTSGFTVLSDSQTNPASGHISTFVVSALDRTYTDYLPSLNLAFDLTDTLLLRGAASKVVARPSYNAIAAPGSLRNFSQEYVDDRRLIGGGDQVGWFGSGSNKELDAYKATQYDLGLEWYFTRGSVLGAAVFRKNVSNFAVPVVRDVTLDIGGEAVAVQSYSTSAGGRDAVSKGIELYAQHTFSSGIGFQANYTYNKTNQAAITLSNGQQIGTSPLVGSAKNQANLTVFYSNDKMMLRASYNRRGEVVNGLVNGLNVYDEPYSQVDLNAAYNFTKELSLTASVLNLTEEESRSRLGNDTKARYYSSGYAGRVAYVGLNYKF